In Magnolia sinica isolate HGM2019 chromosome 12, MsV1, whole genome shotgun sequence, a single genomic region encodes these proteins:
- the LOC131221817 gene encoding G-type lectin S-receptor-like serine/threonine-protein kinase B120, which produces MEMDFGRLEGVKMPDFTDWKRGVDDAKACKDKCLKNCSCVAHAYVSGIGCMNRGGDLMDIEEFSSGGENLYIRLADSELGGKRGIKAIIIVVMVVLGLLIIVLCAYIYRSWTTKQRESGRQSREQACRNSLDEDILLRRMVHETEGPELPMLDFRIIANSTDHFSHANKLGEGGFGPVYKGNLQSGVEIAVKRLSKSSGQGLEEFKNEVKLISKLQHRNLVRILGCCIEGEEKLLIYEYMPNKSLDASLFDPSQQSVLDWAKRFHIVEGIARGLLYLHQDSRLKIIHRDLKASNILLDEGLQPKISDFGMARIFGGDQNLARTNRVVGTYGYMSPEYAMEGRFSEKSDVFSFGVLLLEIVSGKRNSGSFHHEDSLSLLGYAWLLWNQNKVLEMIDPGLGGTFSQSEVLRCIHIGLLCVQQFAIDRPTMASVVFMLGSDIANFPTPKQPAFTERRNPLESDSSQRSRKICSVNEVTVTIIQGG; this is translated from the exons ATGGAGATGGATTTTGGAAGATTGGAGGGGGTGAAAATGCCGGATTTTACAGATTGGAAGCGTGGCGTGGATGATGCAAAGGCCTGTAAAGATAAGTGTCTGAAGAACTGTTCTTGTGTCGCCCATGCGTATGTTAGCGGTATCGGGTGCATGAATCGGGGTGGAGATTTGATGGATATTGAAGAATTCAGTTCTGGTGGAGAGAATTTATACATACGTTTGGCAGATTCGGAACTAG GTGGAAAGAGAGGTATTAAGGCAATTATCATAGTAGTAATGGTGGTTTTAGGATTACTTATCATTGTTCTGTGTGCCTACATTTATAGGAGCTGGACGACTAAACAAAGAG AGTCAGGAAGGCAGAGCAGAGAGCAGGCATGTAGAAATTCTTTGGATGAAGATATATTACTGAGACGCATGGTCCACGAAACAGAAGGCCCCGAACTACCTATGCTCGATTTCAGGATCATAGCAAACTCAACGGACCATTTTAGTCACGCAAATAAGCTTGGAGAAGGAGGTTTTGGTCCTGTTTACAAG GGAAATTTGCAAAGCGGAGTGGAAATAGCTGTGAAGAGGCTCTCAAAGAGCTCTGGACAGGGCTTAGAAGAGTTCAAGAACGAGGTTAAACTGATATCCAAGCTCCAGCACAGGAATCTTGTTAGGATTTTGGGATGTTGCATTGAAGGAGAAGAAAAGCTGTTGATATATGAGTACATGCCCAACAAAAGCTTGGATGCCTCTCTCTTTG ATCCAAGCCAACAATCAGTACTAGATTGGGCCAAACGCTTCCACATTGTGGAAGGGATTGCTCGAGGGCTTCTTTATCTTCATCAAGATTCGAGATTGAAGATTATTCACAGAGATCTCAAAGCAAGTAATATTCTACTAGATGAAGGCTTGCAACCAAAAATATCAGATTTCGGTATGGCAAGGATTTTCGGAGGAGATCAGAATCTAGCAAGAACAAACAGGGTTGTGGGTACGTA TGGTTATATGTCCCCGGAGTATGCTATGGAAGGACGGTTTTCAGAGAAATCTGATGTCTTTAGCTTTGGGGTCTTGTTGTTAGAGATTGTGAGTGGTAAGAGGAACTCTGGATCTTTTCACCATGAAGACTCTCTAAGTTTGTTGGGTTAT GCATGGCTACTGTGGAACCAAAACAAGGTGTTGGAGATGATTGATCCGGGGTTGGGAGGCACATTTTCACAATCTGAAGTGCTGAGATGCATCCATATAGGGCTCTTGTGTGTGCAACAGTTTGCGATAGATAGGCCCACCATGGCATCTGTAGTTTTCATGCTTGGCAGCGATATCGCAAATTTTCCTACTCCAAAACAACCTGCGTTTACTGAAAGGAGAAACCCGTTGGAATCAGATTCGTCACAAAGGAGCCGCAAAATATGCTCAGTGAATGAAGTCACTGTTACCATCATCCAGGGCGGATAA